DNA sequence from the Macrobrachium nipponense isolate FS-2020 chromosome 26, ASM1510439v2, whole genome shotgun sequence genome:
TCACGGGAAActcggtataaaaaaaaaaaaaaattttagcaaTCCGATTCCGAAGAGGAATTCCCTCTAGAAAAATCCCATTCCAGGATTGctacaaaaaaatctaaaaagaagggaaagataaacttcagctataataataaaaaaaaataccatgcactgactgactgaatgcattaaaatagatttttttctataattccCAGCCCTGAGAAATAAAACACTTTCGtaaataaaatacttttgaaTCCAATAAGCACACATTCTGAAGCCACAAGTCGAAATTGCCTTATTTTATTCACCAAACTTCCACAGCAAAGAATCTAAAcgtgaaaacagaaaaatagagacaACAGGCAAAAGGACACGTGAACTACTCAACAATTTAGCATAGTGATCGATTGTTTATTAAGATTAAGCTAGAAATTATGCACAAGTCTCGGGTCTTGCTCCTGAAGAAGCACGTAAAACATTTTGACTGAAGAAAACCGATATATAACCGACTACAGaagtcaagaaataaaaataaggcaaATCAGATAAGTTCAATAACATAATATTTATGAGCATCGAGACATTGAAATTCAGAGTGAAAAGTGTATAATTCAACTAGGCTACATACCAACCTTAAGACGAACTTCCCTTAATATATATTCCTGGGATTACTATTATACTCCTGTGTTTCAATAATTCTTCTAATAGGGTTGTTGTCGACGAATTTGCTGTCTTTCAAAAATTGACCCCAAGAGGAGCCTCTAAACATATATATTTGCTTCCTTGGAAAGACAGGGGATCCGAAACCCCTTTCAGAAAGTACTTCGTTTTAAGTCTCACAAATCCGCCAATACCCAATTTTTATTCTTCTGACTTACACAATAGAAGGTCAAAGAACATATAGATACTAAAAGTGGCATTCATATGGAATAAATCCACATCTTAAATTATGAAGCAACGCAAGCAAGGTCATGTTTCGtccatttgaaaaaaagaaatctaCGGAATTCAcattatagttttaattttcctcGGATTATTGGCAATTTAGGCAACCTAGACAAAGCAttaaattcattataaattaaaaaatgaatatttttaaagaaaaaaaaatgaaaaattcacataaatttatcaaaatataataaatataaatataatttaggaGATAGTTATTtctaaaaccaataataataaaagataaaaagtaaaaacagttccAAATTCATAAACTTGAAAAACGTATATACACAAAAGTACTTACAGGCACACACATAAAGTaattataaccacaaaaataGTTATTTATAAACTCCTGCCTGGTTCCCAAGAATAAATAACAGCAATGATACAAAATGATGGAGAAATACAcgattttttataaattaattccaaacaaaataatattagaaCATGAGCCGCACTAACaaatccaaagagagagagagagagagagagatgccatatatataaaacaggaatttcaaaaaggaaataatacaCTGACAAGCGATAAACATGGTGCGTGGAAGGGGAGGGGTAGCTTTAGGGGAGGTAGTTAAACGAGCATCCAGGAATTCAGGAATGTCACCGTAGCGTATAATGGAGGGTAAATGGACCTGACTTGTCGCTCATTAGTAAGTTATACGAGCATTTTCATGCTCTCTGGATTCaagaatttcttttgaaaataaaaatcggcactctttacacacacacaccacacaaccatattaaatatatatatatttatatatatatatatatatatatatatttatataatatatatatatatatatatatatatatatatacatatatataatgatatatatgtatatatactagatgATAACCCAGCACTGCCTGGGAAATCTCTGATTGTAaccaataaatctctctctctctctctctctctctctctctctcttctctctctctctctctctctctctatcctgttGAGATAATTGCTTCTCACacaccccatcccccccaccacctatcagggctgaacttggactagaAAAAAAAGGGCTCCAGGAATGTTaatttcatctcagcaacctaaaaaactatgtattagacactaatatccgttattttcattatttttacgtcaccccaTTTCCACACCCCGTTCTAactcgccccctccccctcctaaaAGGGCTGAACTTGGAAATGAAGCGCATCGGGAGTGGGCACGAaagttcatctcagcaaccttgactgtggattagatactaaaatctgtcgttttctgtaatttttacttttaccCACTTCCCAcacactcccccctcccctttgGCCAGTGTTGTCTTAACCCCGCAGTGTTCAGTTCCAGatggtatgtagtatgtataccaagtttggttgaattgctcaatgcatgtcaAAAGTGTGCGTTTTgccgcacacacacatatccatcTTTATATATGCAGAagatatataatgtaatgaaatTAGAAATTTTATCAGTAAGTTAATTTcaaaataccacacacacacacatattatatatatatatatatatatatatatatatatatatatatatatatatatataatatatatatatatatacgtacgtatgcgTTTTTTTCAGTATATCTAACCATCGGGGAATGAAACTGGAAAGTTTTATTCGAaagtatttttcaattattcacaAATCCATTAATTAACAAATCGTTTTAATAACAATATGTACTACAACATTTTTAAAACgatttatcaataaatatttttgcgCAAGGAATTGATAAATTCGTTGAAATAAAAGATCCAGTTTCACTAGACAAGTGTTACTTCATGGTAATATATAATGGAAAGAACTCCCGGAACAAGTCTCTATGGAAAGATGAACCCACACATTCCGGATCAGTTATCTTCTTCGGCGACAAGAACCAACTGCAGCTGCGAGGAAGACTCGGCGGCAGAACCAACTGCAGCTGCGCGAGAAGACTCGGCGGCAGAACAGTCTACTTCCTGATCGACACCGGAGCCAACGTGTCGGTAGTGTCTATGGACATCGTCCAAGCCTGTGGACTCTCTTCTTCAGTCGACACCGAAGAAAGCCTCGTAATCCTGGGCGACGACGGACAACGGACGCCGCAAGTCCTCGGAGTTTTGAAAGCCTTCGTCTACTGCCAGGGAGTCGAGTTAAGGCCGTACTTCGCCGTGGTGGACCAGAATCTTCAATGTATTCTCGGAATGGACGTCATCAGACCGTACTGCAGTTGCCTCGTGCTTTCTCCAGAACGGCCTCTTATGCAGCTGAAGACGCCGACGAGCGCCCTGAAGTCGATGATGAGTCCCAGCCTCCGCGTGGAGTGCGTAGTCAACGGGCGGATGACGGAGGCCTTGGTGGACACTGGAGCCAACTGCAGCTTCATCTCCCTGGACCTCGTTCACGAACTGGGTCTACAATTTGAGGAGAGTAGTCTACAAGGGTTTCAGACCATAAAGGGCATATCGCCCATGTTCGGCATCGTCAGGTGTGTTACTGTAGCTCTCCTGGGGCAGGTGTTCACTCTCGAAATGAAGGTAGAGCACAGTAAGGACAAGATCACCGTTGGACTCGACGCCCTACTGGGATTCACACTCTGTTTCGATGAAGATGCCGACAGACTAATAGATTCTTCGAGCTCTGTCTCATTCTGATTTGGAAATCTTCATGGAATTACCCGGACGTATGTCCCCTTCTAGATCTCCTAATATTTTATGGAGTTTTAATGTGCTGCTTCAATTGTTAAAGTTAAGGAATAGGTCAAACTGAGTGTAACTTTTAGAGATACAACctatgtttaaataaaataaagatgatttctcttttattatatCCCTAAATTTAGGCGGAAACGGATtagcctacatacatacatacatacataaatacatgtatgtatgtatgtatgtatggggggTAGGTGTAGTAACTTTCTTAGTgggattatatatgtttttaagaaaatctaattagcCGATGTTCGAACCCTATGTTAGCTTAACCTCTGTCCCAAATTTCATACTGATCGGTTCACTGGTGTAGGCGTTCACTTAGAACAAACAGACGTGTTTTCCCactttatataagataatatatatatatatatatatatatatatatatatatatatatatatatatatatatatatacataaatatagaaaaagatatatatgtgcatacgaaatatagtaaatgtatatatacatatataaaaggtctctctctctctctctactctctctctctctctctctctctctctctctctctctctctctcttagttcttTATTAACGGCCCGATGGCCAAAACGTTCCTACGCGTTGGCTCTCAACCTTTAAATAGGACCCCATGTTGTCAACAGTACTTCAGGAAAATGTCCTGTGTAACAGTATCAGTACATACTACACATTCGCGCGCTGGGGTACAATCATATACACAGGCAATGCCTTGGGTAAACGTTACATGCGTAGGGTAAAATTACATAAAGATGGAGACACAGGGATAACTGTGGATAAACATATGTACGGGAACCCATACAAATGGGCAGACAAGGTTGTGGAAATTGTATGCTtgcgtacataaatacatatatatgtacatatatatacacagtttatatatgaaaaatatatatatatatatatatatatatatatatatatcctacaacTGGGAAAGGcgagaattattatatatctatatatatatatatatatatatatatatatatatatatatatatatatattatctatatacgtgtatatatatatacatatatatacataaaacaatacataggaatatgtagtgatatatataatatatatatatatatatatatctatatatatatatatatatatatataatatatataatatatatatatatatatataatatctatatatatatatatatatatctactatatatatatatatatctatatatatatagatatatatatatatatatataatacatacattaattaaacggggaaggagagagagaatttagtccacaaataatatatatacgagaaATTTCTCGAACTGTCGGTTTCCCAACTgtcaaaaaaaattaagaaaataaaaaagtagggGGGAGGTTGAATCGCGCATTAcaattcaatatattttattcCCGGAAATTGGATTCACGCGACCCGAAGTTTCCTTAAATTGAGGAACCTATACATTATGCGACCGTTCGAAATTGGATACTTCTACCGTGTGACCTTGGTTATTTTTTGAGAAAAGTAATTCGCGTCAATtacttgatattctctctctctctctctctctctctctctctctctctctctctctctcaataaatgtcCGTTTATTGAAAATTCTCTATACCTCGCTCCCTCTTGTTCGCAAATATGAAAACttggcaattattatttttttatttcctttcattcaaGAAAAGTATAAACCTTAACTTTATTTCACTGAtgtacattgaaaaaaaaaatgaaataaaaatatgaataaatagatatcaaaattataaacgagtaaatattaaaaacttaaATGCCTTTCGCTCGCACAaacgcaaatttaaaaaataaaaaaattcggtatatttaatttaaataaaaaccttTCAAAAACGATATGCacacagtatctctctctctctctctctctctctctctctctctctctctctctctctctctctctcggagcgaGGCGTAAAGTGCCTGTCGTCTGAAAATTTTTCCGAATTCACCAACAGTGCGCTGGGAGTTCCATGGAATCCACTGATCGCATTACTATCGCCATAACAGAAAAAGGAGACGACGATTCGAGTGCAAGAGAGGGCAATTCTCTTTAAGCTATGTAAGGACGGGAATGTATGCATGCGTATGTACTATAGGTTTCAATACTGAATCCAAATCAATGGGTTATAAGAGACTAGCAACATCATTCCAAAACTCTAGCTAAGAACTTTGAGACAGaaattcgtgtgtgtgtgcatgtatttatttattcattttaataatatatatatatatatatatatatataatatatatatatcatatactatatatatatatatatatatatatatgcgtttatatattttatatattatataatatataatatacataaacgtattatatatatatatatatatatacatatatatatatatatatatatatatatatctatatatatatatatatatatatatatatcatatgaatacgTTTACTGTTATGAGTGGAATACATTGAAATTGCATATACCAATAGACACAAATACATAGTCTTGAAGGATGGGAATTGAAAACATGGAAAAAAGGTTATTTCACTCATACAGTAGGCTAAAcgtattatttctaaaaaaaaaaatatatgcataataacCTCAACACAAAATTCAATCAAAATCAAACCTCTTATCGATAAAAAAAGAACCACAAGGACGCTATCAAAAATTCTACAAAAATCTTAACATTAAACAAAAGACTCTAGTGACAGTTCACCTgttgttaaaaaaatgaaaattatgcggCAACACCAGAATTGCTTTCGCTAGAAATTTCGACAGCTAACAATCAAACGatacgcacagagagagagagagagagagagagagagattaattacacCGAGACGGCCTAAGAATGCTATTAATGCTGATATACTATCTTCAcacttgcaaataaataaataataaaaaagaatttaattacaGCATAAATAAATACCTTTTTATTTACTGCCAACACGTGACATGGGGGGAGTAAGAATATCGGATATAGCTAAATACGTGAACGACTATTTTTGCCCTTAGCAAATcacaaaatcttatttttttctgaaaaatgaaaatgtacacaTATTCATTTTGTTTCCAATGGTTATAAAATGTTCAATTTTTTACCGATACCTTTTTCCATGTTTTCAATTCCCATCCTTCAACTGCGCATGGAAATCATTCTCCACTTTAATAAGCGGCgacaaagaattgtacacttccttGTTTACTTATATTTACTATCATCAATTTAAGCCTCATATTTCTTTTCTTCAAACATACGTTTAATTATGAATACTCAAATATGAGACTCCGTGACCTGAAAACGTACTTTAACTTAATTGTCTATTTTATAAAACAGCTACATAGCTACTATTTCCCATAATTCTTTTAAATACTTACCCAATTTGAATTATTTGGAAAAACAAACGTGATGTAACAAAATTCAACGAAGCCCTTTTGTCTTGAAAATACTTTCAAAAAGTCTATTTCATTCACAAGTACGAGACCTTTCGACCTTGATCTAATCCAGAGAGGTGAAAAGTTGCCCTGATGTTTAACAAATGGTTCTCCAGATTACGACCATTAAACTGTCAGTCTTTCTCCCGCGCGAATCgtttacgtgctcgactaccgatctcagggtccgggttcgattcacagccctgccaacgcgaaatcagaggaattttatttctggtgattgaaattcatttctcgatgtggttcggatcccacaataagctgtaggtcccgttgctaggtaaccaactggttcctagccacgtaaaaatgatctaatccttcgggccagccctaggagagctgttaatcagctcagtggtctggttaaactaagatatatttaacttttttctaGCTCTGACGCATTCACAACGAAGCTTTCAATCAGCTTTACTGGGCGCTTTTAAATGCGCAACTATGATGTCTATTTGCAATGATGGACCACTGAATTtccgtaaatctctctctctctctctctctctctctctctctctctctctctctctctctatatgagggtgtatttttaaaaacataaaataagaaaaaaaaaattttgcaactgaataaaaaaaatatatatatatcaaataatagaGCTCTAAACTCCATGACGGTATTTTCACGTTACAAGAGAGACCATTTTTCTATTTTAGAGTCACTTTCCGAAAATTCAATATAGAAACTTGAACTAcagtttgatacaaaattctgaGCGATACACTATATCAAGCGAATTGAAGCACGAAATTATATTCAACAGACAGAAACAATTACATTGCTGTAAATTTCAGCAGAGGCGATTTTGCTGGCACTGTATTTGTTTCAAATTCTTTGAACTTACATACGTACGCGCATTCAATTTCAACAGCAATATCAAAAGTTCGGGCCGTTCTTACTctggacaaaataaaaaacagcaataaaacgagagagagagagagagagagagagagagagagagagagagagagagagagagagaatcaaattgtACCCAGGAAATCGATGGAAGACCTGGATAATCCAAATATTGCCCCAGACCCTTTCCTTAAAATATGGCAACGCACACGAGAGTCAATGTCTGATGGGGCGACAAGCACCTGATATTCAGCGATGCTCGGCATACCAAGATGAAGATCGGCTGTAAGATGCTGCATCTGCTCaggatgatgatggtggtggtggtggcggtgaACGAGGGAACAAGTGAGGGGCGGTAACATGTTTAGCTTCTTCAACAAAACAACTCTGATATGGTTTTTGACCACTCAGACCAGCTCCATCATGCCCGGGTGAAAGATGATGCGGTGGGAGTGTGGGGGGGGCGGAGTGGCTTGATACAGTCAACAATGGGTAATATTGAGACCGAAACACCAAACAACTGAAACGTTAACAAAAGCAACGGgaactgatattatatatatatatatagatatatatatctatatatatatatatatatatatatatatatatatatattctatattttagaCCAGACAGAAATAATATTGTGTATACAGatg
Encoded proteins:
- the LOC135199603 gene encoding uncharacterized protein LOC135199603, coding for MVIYNGKNSRNKSLWKDEPTHSGSVIFFGDKNQLQLRGRLGGRTNCSCARRLGGRTVYFLIDTGANVSVVSMDIVQACGLSSSVDTEESLVILGDDGQRTPQVLGVLKAFVYCQGVELRPYFAVVDQNLQCILGMDVIRPYCSCLVLSPERPLMQLKTPTSALKSMMSPSLRVECVVNGRMTEALVDTGANCSFISLDLVHELGLQFEESSLQGFQTIKGISPMFGIVRCVTVALLGQVFTLEMKVEHSKDKITVGLDALLGFTLCFDEDADRLIDSSSSVSF